TGCGGTGGATAATGATGCAGTAGGAGAAAACTTCTACCAAGGATTACGTTGGGCGGGTACAACACTTATCGCACCATCTCATGCGAACTTCCACGATGCAACAATTGAAACACCGAAGTACGATAAAGAAAAAGCAATTGAAATCTTAACTGAAGCAGGATATGTAGATACAGACGATGATGGATTTGTAGAAGATCCAGACGGCAATGAATTGAAATTGAATTTCGCTTCAATGTCGGGTGGAGAAGTTGCGGAGCCAATCGCAAACTATTATATCCAATCATGGAGAGATATCGGACTTGACATTGAGTTATTAGACGGACGTTTACAAGAATTTAATACATTCTATGACCGCGTTGGTAACGGTGGAAATGATGATCCTGAAGTAGACGTGTATATGGGTGCTTGGTCAGTAGGATCAGACGTTGACCCTACAGGATTATATGGACCAAAAGCAATGTTTAACTTCCCACGTTATGTGAACGATAAAAACACTGAACTACTAGAAAAAGGTGTTTCCGATGAAGCATTTGACGTAGAATACCGTCAAAACGTGTATAAAGAGTGGCAACAATTAATGGTGGAAGAAATTCCAGTGTTCCCTACATTATACCGTGCTGTACTAGTACCAGTGAATGAAAATCTATTAAATTACACAATCGATCGTGAAGACAATTTCTATAGACATGAAATTGGTTTTAAAAAGTAAGAAGTAATTAATTAAGTCGTAATATGCGAGTTGGCTACGTGCTGACTTGTGTGTTACGACTTTTTCGTCGTAACTGAAAACACCTAGTAGTAGAATCATCTTGTTGAGACCGTTATCCGATTTTTTTCGGTAACGGTTTTTTCTAACTTTCCGTAAAGTTATGCATGCGAATTCCTCTCTCGTCCATTTGAATTCCGCCTCCACCGTTTCTACAAACTCCCTCTACCAACCAAGCGATGCTTCTAATTGCATAAAACTAACTACGTTCACATAGGCTATGTCCTATGAGAGAGTTATAGGTTGTTATAGGTTGGTTGTAAGCATTTAACAGATGTTCAAAATGCATGAATGAAGAGGGGATCGCTAAATGGTATTGTACATACTTAAACGCTTTTTTATGATGATTGTTACAATCCTTATCATTGCAACATTGACATTCTTTTTAATGCATAAAATTCCAGGTTCACCGTTTGACGAGGAGCGAACTTCGAATCCAGCTATCCAGGAAAACTTAGAACGATTTTATAAATTAGACCAGCCAGTCTCTGTGCAATATGTACATTACTTAAAATCGATTGCAACGTTTGATTTTGGTCCTTCTATTAAAAAACCAAATGAGACAGTGAATAGTTTACTTGCGCGGGGGTTTCCAATTTCATTGGAGCTTGGGCTCGTGACCATTCTCGTTGCAATTATTTCCGGGGTAATACTAGGGACATTTGCTGCACTGCGGCATAATGGCATCATCGATTATCTAGCAATGACCTTTGCTGTCATTGGGATTTCTGTCCCGAACTTTGTCCTTGCAACGTTGTTAATTCAAAAGGTTGCGGTCGATTGGCAATTGCTCCCCCCCGCTACGTGGAGTAGTCCATTGCATATGATTTTACCGACCTTTGCCCTAGCAACAGGACCGACAGCCATTATCGCACGTTTAACGAGGTCTAGTATGTTGGAAGTGTTAACCCAAGATTATATTAAAATGGCACGTGCAAAAGGGCTTTCACCGTTTCGAATTGTAACTAGACATGCCTTACGAAATGCGTTAATGCCTGTCGTGACAATTATGGGAACGATGCTTGCAGGGATTTTAACAGGAACGTTTGTGATCGAGAAAATCTTTGCAATTCCGGGGATGGGAAAGTATTTCGTAGACAGTATTAATAATCGTGATTATCCAGTGATTATGGGAACGACTGTGTTTTATAGTGCTTTTCTTGTTTTTATGCTATTCCTTGTTGACATTGTTTATGGTTTTCTTGATCCGCGAATTAAATTGCATAAGAAGGAGGGGGATGTGTAATGACCAAAAGTGGACAAGAGCTTGGAACACGTAAAAGTGTTCAAGACGAATGGTTTAAACCACTTAAAAAAGAGGTTCATCAAGCCGAGTCGGTTGTTCGTCCCTCTATCTCCTATTGGCGAGATGCATGGCAACGACTGCAGAAAAATAAGCTTGCGATGACGGGATTATTCTTCCTTTCCTTGTTGACGCTTTTTGCAGTGTTGGGTCCTATTTTATCGCCCCACTCCGTTACGGAAATGAACTTACCGAACCAAAATTTGCCTCCGTCAGCGACCCATTGGTTTGGGACCGATGAAATGGGGAGAGATGTTTTTACACGGACCTGGTACGGGGCAAGGATCTCGTTGTTTGTGGGCGTTATGGCAGCGTTAATCGATTTTTTTATTGGTATCATTTACGGCGGCATTAGCGGCTATAAAGGTGGATTGACCGATACGATTATGATGCGGATTATTGAAGTGTTATATGGGCTTCCACACTTACTCGTTGTCATTTTATTGTTAGTCGTGATGGGGCCAAGCCTAACGACAATCATTATTGCCTTAACGATTACAGGTTGGGTTGGCATGGCGCGTATTGTAAGGGGACAGGTTTTGCAAATTAAAAACTATGAGTTTATCACAGCAACGAAGTCGTACGGTGCAACCACACCTAGAATTATTCGAAAACACCTACTTCCAAATACAATGGGACCGATTATCGTTCAAATGACATTAACAGTCCCGAGTGCTATTTTTGCGGAAGCATTTTTAAGTTTTCTTGGACTAGGGATACAAGCCCCCTTTGCCAGTTGGGGAGTGATGGCCAATGACGCCTTGCCTGTCATTTTGTCAGGGCATTGGTGGCGTTTATTTTTCCCGGCATTTTTCATCTCAATGACGATGTTTGCGTTTAATGTGCTCGGAGATGGCATGCAAGATGCACTGGATCCGAAATTAAGGAGGTGAGCCTGTTGGCTAAGCGAGTCAAACACATGGATAGGGAAGATGAGAAGATGCTTTCCGTTCAGAATTTGCACGTTGCATTCACAACATTTGGTGGGGAAGTTCAAGCAGTGCGTGGTGTCACGTTTGAGTTGAATAAAGGAGAAACGCTTGCAATCGTTGGGGAGTCAGGATGCGGAAAAAGTGTAACGGCGAACGCAATTATGGGATTAATTCCTGAACCGGCCGGAAAAATTAAAGCGGGCCAAGTCCTTTTCCAAGAACATGATATGACAAAGTTAAATAAAGCTCAATTAAGGAAGGTTCAAGGGGTAGACATCTCGATGATTTTTCAGGACCCGATGACTGCACTGAATCCGACTTTGAAAATAGGAGAGCAGTTGATTGAAGGGGTGCGCACTCATTATAAAATATCCAAATCGGCTGCGAAGAAAAAAGCGATGGATATGTTAGAACTTGTAGGCATTCCTGGTGCTGAAGAAAGATTAAATCAGTATCCGCATCAGTTTTCAGGGGGGATGCGTCAAAGAATTGTGATAGCCATTGCGTTAATTTGTGAGCCGAAATTGCTTATTGCAGATGAACCGACAACGGCACTCGATGTGACAATCCAGGCACAAATCTTGGAGCTATTTGAAGAAATTCAAGAAAAGACGGGTGTTTCAATTATATTAATCACGCATGATCTTGGTGTCGTTGCAAAAATTGCCGACCGAATTGCCGTGATGTATGCGGGG
This window of the Sporosarcina ureilytica genome carries:
- a CDS encoding ABC transporter ATP-binding protein, whose translation is MDREDEKMLSVQNLHVAFTTFGGEVQAVRGVTFELNKGETLAIVGESGCGKSVTANAIMGLIPEPAGKIKAGQVLFQEHDMTKLNKAQLRKVQGVDISMIFQDPMTALNPTLKIGEQLIEGVRTHYKISKSAAKKKAMDMLELVGIPGAEERLNQYPHQFSGGMRQRIVIAIALICEPKLLIADEPTTALDVTIQAQILELFEEIQEKTGVSIILITHDLGVVAKIADRIAVMYAGRIIEIGLKREIFYHPQHPYTKGLLNSVPRLDLKDEELEPIEGTPPDLFSPPSGCSFTARCPFAMEVCDLVYPADTHLTKDHIVNCWLQDERAIQLQG
- a CDS encoding ABC transporter permease, with translation MTKSGQELGTRKSVQDEWFKPLKKEVHQAESVVRPSISYWRDAWQRLQKNKLAMTGLFFLSLLTLFAVLGPILSPHSVTEMNLPNQNLPPSATHWFGTDEMGRDVFTRTWYGARISLFVGVMAALIDFFIGIIYGGISGYKGGLTDTIMMRIIEVLYGLPHLLVVILLLVVMGPSLTTIIIALTITGWVGMARIVRGQVLQIKNYEFITATKSYGATTPRIIRKHLLPNTMGPIIVQMTLTVPSAIFAEAFLSFLGLGIQAPFASWGVMANDALPVILSGHWWRLFFPAFFISMTMFAFNVLGDGMQDALDPKLRR
- a CDS encoding ABC transporter permease, which gives rise to MVLYILKRFFMMIVTILIIATLTFFLMHKIPGSPFDEERTSNPAIQENLERFYKLDQPVSVQYVHYLKSIATFDFGPSIKKPNETVNSLLARGFPISLELGLVTILVAIISGVILGTFAALRHNGIIDYLAMTFAVIGISVPNFVLATLLIQKVAVDWQLLPPATWSSPLHMILPTFALATGPTAIIARLTRSSMLEVLTQDYIKMARAKGLSPFRIVTRHALRNALMPVVTIMGTMLAGILTGTFVIEKIFAIPGMGKYFVDSINNRDYPVIMGTTVFYSAFLVFMLFLVDIVYGFLDPRIKLHKKEGDV